From one Flavobacterium sp. N502536 genomic stretch:
- a CDS encoding DUF1634 domain-containing protein produces MQHEKFGEKDFQTIIGNLLRYGVWISLSVAFIGGIVYLMAHSTDIEDYSVFHENDRNIFEVVSAIYQGVIQGNGESLIFFGIILLFLTPVLRVLLSLFSFLLEKDYLYVGITLIVIVIILISVSFGFSH; encoded by the coding sequence ATGCAACACGAAAAATTTGGAGAAAAGGATTTTCAAACCATTATTGGAAACTTATTGCGTTATGGCGTTTGGATTTCCTTATCAGTCGCTTTTATTGGCGGAATTGTTTATTTGATGGCGCATAGCACAGACATTGAAGATTACTCGGTCTTTCATGAAAATGACCGCAATATTTTTGAAGTCGTTTCAGCAATTTATCAGGGCGTAATTCAGGGAAATGGTGAATCGTTGATCTTTTTTGGGATCATCCTGCTTTTTCTAACCCCGGTTTTACGTGTTTTACTGTCACTATTTTCTTTTTTACTGGAAAAGGATTATCTGTATGTAGGGATCACCTTAATTGTTATTGTGATTATTCTGATTAGTGTTTCCTTTGGTTTTTCTCATTGA
- a CDS encoding sulfite exporter TauE/SafE family protein — translation MTVLTFTLIMILGAFLAGFIGSLSGLGGGIIIIPLLTVILGVDIHYAIGAALVSVIATSSGSAAAYVREGITNMRLGIFLEIATTIGAVCGALLSTIAPTSFIAVLFGLTLIFSAINSLRKKEEHIVLESSPLAKKLRLEGTYPSHHGEIIRYGTKNVVGGFGMMGIAGMMSGLLGIGSGAFKVIAMDNIMRIPFKVSTTTSNFMMGVTAMASSVIYIQKGYIEPGICMPVVIGVLFGAMAGAKVLVKTNPKKLRIFFACLIFVLAVNMIYNGINGKI, via the coding sequence ATGACAGTACTTACGTTTACCCTGATTATGATTCTTGGTGCTTTTTTAGCAGGTTTTATTGGTTCATTATCAGGTTTAGGTGGCGGGATTATCATAATTCCACTTTTAACAGTCATTCTTGGTGTCGACATTCATTATGCAATTGGCGCTGCACTGGTTTCGGTAATTGCCACTTCCTCAGGTTCTGCCGCCGCTTATGTCAGAGAGGGAATCACCAACATGCGACTGGGTATCTTTCTCGAAATTGCTACCACAATTGGTGCCGTTTGCGGAGCCTTACTTTCAACCATCGCCCCTACTTCTTTTATTGCCGTTTTATTCGGACTTACTTTAATTTTCTCGGCTATCAATTCTCTTCGAAAAAAAGAAGAACATATCGTTTTAGAATCCAGTCCTCTGGCTAAAAAGTTGAGGTTAGAAGGTACTTATCCTTCGCATCACGGTGAAATAATTCGTTACGGAACCAAAAATGTCGTAGGTGGTTTTGGTATGATGGGAATTGCCGGAATGATGTCGGGTTTATTAGGAATAGGTTCTGGTGCTTTTAAAGTCATTGCCATGGACAATATTATGAGAATTCCGTTTAAAGTTTCTACCACAACCAGTAATTTTATGATGGGCGTTACGGCAATGGCGAGTTCTGTTATTTATATTCAAAAAGGATACATTGAACCCGGAATTTGTATGCCCGTAGTAATTGGTGTGCTGTTTGGTGCGATGGCGGGTGCCAAAGTTTTGGTTAAAACGAATCCTAAAAAGCTACGTATCTTTTTTGCCTGTCTGATCTTTGTACTTGCGGTAAATATGATCTATAACGGAATTAATGGAAAAATCTAA
- a CDS encoding DoxX family protein, with product MKKIGTAQAGFVLRIVLGITMLSAVADRFGLWGAPGAPGVAWGNWDNFILYTQTLNSFASKSLAEVLGALATFFEIVFGLFLILGFKTRQVALGTSALMLLFALSMAVSVSVKAPFDYSVLTSAAAALLLSTLDRTYLALDNQSK from the coding sequence ATGAAAAAAATAGGTACAGCACAGGCAGGTTTCGTTTTAAGAATTGTTTTGGGAATTACGATGCTCTCTGCCGTTGCCGACCGTTTTGGTCTTTGGGGCGCACCAGGCGCTCCCGGAGTTGCATGGGGAAACTGGGACAATTTTATTCTTTACACCCAAACTTTAAATTCCTTTGCCAGTAAATCCTTAGCAGAAGTTTTAGGAGCTTTGGCTACTTTTTTCGAGATTGTGTTTGGTTTGTTTTTAATCCTAGGATTTAAAACCCGTCAAGTTGCTTTAGGAACTTCCGCTTTAATGTTGCTTTTTGCCCTTTCAATGGCAGTTTCGGTTTCGGTAAAAGCTCCTTTTGATTACTCGGTTCTAACAAGTGCTGCAGCTGCTTTACTGCTTTCGACCTTAGACAGAACTTATCTTGCTTTAGACAATCAGTCAAAATAA
- a CDS encoding winged helix-turn-helix transcriptional regulator gives MTAIKESSTIQENKQYALDKCPVTYVMEKIGGYWKPIIIYHLSGGSKRYSELKRAIPAVTEKMLIQHLKQLEADQLVIREAKPVVPPFVTYSLSASGKGLMPVIEAMATWAFKDKEDGFKNS, from the coding sequence ATGACCGCAATCAAAGAATCATCAACTATTCAGGAAAACAAGCAATATGCTTTAGACAAATGCCCTGTAACTTATGTAATGGAAAAAATTGGAGGCTATTGGAAACCCATTATCATTTACCATCTTTCAGGCGGAAGCAAGCGTTACAGCGAACTAAAAAGGGCCATCCCAGCAGTTACTGAAAAGATGCTGATACAACATTTAAAACAGCTCGAAGCCGACCAACTTGTCATTAGAGAAGCCAAACCGGTTGTACCTCCTTTTGTGACTTATAGCTTAAGTGCTTCGGGAAAGGGATTAATGCCGGTTATCGAAGCTATGGCAACATGGGCCTTTAAAGATAAGGAAGATGGCTTTAAGAACTCTTAA
- a CDS encoding NAD(P)H-binding protein has translation MKITISGSLGNIGKPLTEKLIASGHEVTVISSSSDRIKAIEAIGAKAAIGSVSDAVFLQSTFEGADAVFAMTPPNMGGVNIIANTTDAGKALAKAITAAGVKRVVMLSSIGADLPGGNGPIAGLHNIEKLYEALDKVSVTYLRAGFFYTNLYHDVPMIKGAGIIGSNYPSNRTIPFVHPEDIAAAVSEELLKTIAGKNIRYIVSDVRTPNEVAKTLGSAIGKPDLPWVEFTDAQSLDGMKQAGLPEEIAELYTEMGSGFRNGKIAAHFLSDYSAVEGRIKLEDFAKEFAAKF, from the coding sequence ATGAAAATTACAATTTCAGGATCATTAGGAAACATAGGTAAACCATTGACCGAAAAACTTATTGCCTCAGGACATGAGGTAACAGTAATCAGCAGCAGTTCAGACCGGATAAAAGCGATTGAAGCAATAGGTGCCAAAGCAGCAATAGGCTCTGTTAGTGATGCCGTTTTTTTACAAAGTACATTCGAAGGAGCTGATGCTGTATTTGCAATGACTCCGCCTAATATGGGAGGCGTTAATATCATTGCCAATACTACTGATGCGGGTAAAGCACTTGCAAAAGCCATAACTGCTGCCGGAGTAAAACGTGTTGTAATGCTGAGCAGTATTGGTGCAGATTTACCTGGGGGGAATGGTCCAATTGCAGGGCTTCATAACATCGAGAAATTGTATGAGGCATTAGATAAGGTATCGGTTACGTATCTTCGTGCCGGTTTTTTCTATACCAATTTGTACCATGATGTTCCAATGATTAAGGGAGCGGGTATTATCGGATCAAATTACCCTTCTAACCGTACAATTCCTTTTGTACATCCTGAAGATATTGCCGCAGCGGTGTCAGAAGAATTACTAAAAACGATAGCGGGAAAGAACATCCGTTATATTGTTAGTGATGTACGAACTCCAAATGAGGTAGCCAAAACTTTAGGATCAGCCATTGGAAAACCGGATTTGCCATGGGTAGAATTTACCGATGCGCAATCTCTTGACGGAATGAAACAAGCGGGACTACCGGAAGAAATTGCCGAATTGTATACCGAAATGGGATCAGGTTTTAGAAACGGTAAAATCGCAGCACATTTCTTAAGCGATTATAGTGCTGTTGAGGGACGAATTAAACTGGAAGATTTTGCAAAAGAATTTGCAGCTAAATTTTAA
- a CDS encoding zinc-binding alcohol dehydrogenase family protein, protein MKAIGFKTSLPIAEEESFITFETPKPVPGARDLVVKISAVSVNPVDFKIRQNSAKDTVLENPKIIGWDAVGIVEAVGEKVTLFKVGDEVFYAGDITKPGSNAEYQSIDERIVGRKPKSLSIEESAVMPLTGLTAWEILFDRIRINPEKDKGKSILIIGGAGGVGSIAIQLAKKIAGLTVIATASRPETIAWCKEQGADFVVDHKNLIASVQEAGFQQVDFILDFVDTNSYWDIMVELIKPQGHIASITGSSDPVALNKLKNKSASFSWELMYTRSMFETDDMQEQHIILNKLADLLDKGILKSTLNLTLNGLTVGNFKKAHELLESGKTIGKIAIKF, encoded by the coding sequence ATGAAAGCCATAGGATTTAAAACATCGTTGCCAATTGCTGAAGAAGAGAGTTTTATAACATTTGAAACTCCAAAACCAGTTCCGGGAGCGCGTGATTTAGTAGTTAAAATTAGTGCAGTATCCGTTAATCCGGTTGATTTTAAAATTCGTCAGAATAGTGCAAAAGATACCGTTTTAGAAAACCCGAAAATTATAGGCTGGGATGCTGTGGGTATTGTAGAGGCAGTAGGTGAGAAGGTGACTTTGTTTAAGGTAGGTGATGAAGTTTTTTATGCCGGAGACATTACCAAACCAGGCAGCAATGCCGAATACCAAAGTATTGACGAACGAATTGTGGGCAGAAAACCAAAATCCTTAAGCATTGAAGAATCGGCTGTGATGCCGCTGACTGGTTTAACGGCCTGGGAAATTCTTTTTGACCGTATTCGAATCAATCCGGAGAAAGACAAAGGCAAATCAATTTTAATCATTGGAGGTGCAGGAGGAGTAGGTTCGATCGCCATTCAACTGGCCAAGAAAATTGCGGGTTTGACCGTTATTGCAACAGCATCGCGTCCCGAAACTATCGCCTGGTGTAAAGAGCAGGGTGCCGACTTCGTGGTCGATCACAAAAACCTCATTGCTTCGGTTCAGGAAGCCGGATTTCAACAGGTCGATTTTATTTTAGATTTTGTAGACACTAATTCCTATTGGGATATCATGGTGGAATTAATTAAACCCCAAGGTCATATTGCTTCTATTACCGGAAGCAGTGATCCGGTTGCGTTGAACAAACTCAAAAATAAAAGTGCTTCTTTCTCCTGGGAACTGATGTACACACGATCTATGTTTGAAACCGATGATATGCAGGAACAACACATTATTCTGAATAAATTGGCTGATCTCTTAGATAAAGGAATTCTAAAATCGACACTCAATCTAACGCTTAATGGTTTAACCGTAGGGAACTTCAAAAAAGCACATGAGCTTTTAGAATCGGGGAAAACGATTGGTAAGATTGCCATCAAATTTTAA
- a CDS encoding LytR/AlgR family response regulator transcription factor: MKIRCLLVDDEPLAINLLQNHISKLDYFEIVGTCPNALKAAEVLRTTTVDLMFLDIKMPQITGIDFLKTLKNPPSIIFTTAYREYALESYELDIIDYLLKPITFDRFFKATDRYLRISGPTNNKIITPPLENFIYIRNGSKFHKINTDSVLFIESVKDYIVVHQKEGVKLTAKYKIGDIEMELQGKDFLRVHRSYIINLKNITAFTAYDVEIGTIEIPIGASYKEYVFKILKNS, from the coding sequence ATGAAGATACGATGTTTATTAGTCGATGATGAGCCTTTGGCCATAAACCTGCTGCAAAACCACATCAGTAAGTTGGATTATTTTGAGATTGTAGGCACTTGCCCAAACGCTTTAAAAGCCGCCGAAGTATTAAGAACAACGACTGTTGATCTTATGTTTTTAGACATTAAAATGCCACAGATAACCGGGATTGATTTTTTGAAAACACTAAAAAATCCCCCTTCCATTATTTTCACAACAGCCTATCGCGAATATGCGCTGGAGAGTTATGAACTTGATATTATAGATTATTTACTCAAACCCATCACTTTTGATCGTTTTTTTAAAGCCACCGATCGTTATTTACGCATCAGTGGCCCTACTAACAATAAGATTATAACTCCGCCTCTGGAGAATTTTATTTACATCAGAAACGGATCTAAGTTTCATAAAATAAATACGGATAGTGTTTTATTTATAGAAAGCGTGAAAGATTACATTGTGGTTCATCAAAAAGAAGGGGTAAAACTGACCGCAAAATACAAGATTGGTGATATCGAAATGGAACTTCAGGGAAAAGATTTTCTTCGGGTACACCGCTCTTATATTATTAATTTAAAAAACATTACTGCCTTTACCGCCTATGATGTTGAAATTGGAACTATCGAAATCCCAATTGGAGCAAGCTATAAAGAATATGTTTTTAAAATATTGAAAAACTCCTAG
- a CDS encoding sensor histidine kinase: protein MSPFEKLINYTSAHRVTAHVLFWTCVYIMFISKNTFRDPINYIHYEMLETAFYLSFSMLAAYFISYRILPRLMKGKKHTMVWIEFIVGSYLISAFSRTMVIYMLEPIIRTPPFEQESLFEIMTDLPKLFQSYFLHTFSLSLFFVFIKLIKDQYVVQKKALLLEKQKAETELKILKAQLNPHFLFNTLNNIYSLSLINSPITSQSIAVLSEILDCILYRCSGTYVPISQEVTLLNNYIALEKLRYDERLSVIFTTDIDHNGVIAPLILLSLVENAFKHGAGEDTGNSPIIAIDLKVENNRFSFTVKNTIGKSETESENGKIGLNNIVQQLDKIYPENYTFKVTKSDTHFTAHLEVNLQNDHN, encoded by the coding sequence ATGTCACCATTCGAGAAACTCATCAACTATACTTCAGCCCATCGGGTCACAGCTCATGTCCTTTTCTGGACTTGTGTTTATATCATGTTTATCAGCAAGAATACTTTTCGTGACCCCATTAATTATATCCACTACGAAATGCTGGAAACGGCATTCTACCTGTCCTTTTCAATGCTTGCAGCTTATTTTATTTCCTATCGGATTTTGCCGCGTTTGATGAAGGGAAAAAAGCATACTATGGTATGGATCGAGTTTATTGTGGGCAGTTATCTTATCTCGGCTTTCTCCCGAACTATGGTGATCTACATGCTCGAACCTATTATTAGAACACCTCCTTTTGAGCAGGAATCTCTTTTTGAAATCATGACCGATCTGCCAAAGTTGTTTCAGTCTTATTTCTTGCATACGTTCTCTCTTTCGCTATTTTTTGTCTTTATAAAACTGATAAAAGATCAGTATGTCGTTCAGAAAAAAGCATTACTGCTGGAAAAACAAAAAGCCGAAACGGAGTTAAAGATTCTGAAAGCTCAATTAAATCCTCATTTTTTATTTAATACGCTAAACAATATTTATTCGCTTTCGCTGATTAATTCTCCTATTACCTCACAATCCATTGCCGTTTTGTCTGAGATATTAGATTGCATTTTGTATCGCTGTAGCGGAACGTATGTGCCCATTTCCCAAGAGGTCACCTTGCTTAACAATTATATTGCACTTGAAAAGTTGAGATACGATGAAAGGCTTAGCGTGATTTTTACCACCGATATCGATCATAATGGTGTTATTGCGCCCTTAATTTTACTTTCGTTAGTCGAAAATGCCTTTAAACATGGCGCCGGCGAAGACACCGGGAACTCTCCGATCATTGCAATTGATTTAAAAGTTGAAAACAATCGTTTTAGCTTTACCGTGAAAAACACGATTGGAAAAAGTGAAACTGAATCTGAAAACGGTAAGATCGGCCTGAACAATATCGTTCAGCAACTGGACAAAATTTACCCGGAAAATTATACTTTTAAGGTTACAAAGAGTGATACGCATTTTACGGCTCATTTAGAAGTTAACCTGCAAAACGATCACAACTAA
- a CDS encoding outer membrane beta-barrel family protein — MKQLFLLIILFLGFEGMTQTNEFTLKGKVVDSKTKQSLPYVTVTLQSSNQDKRTVSSDENGVYVFKSPAGSYQLRIELMSYKPLVVPAFSLQKDLVLNDVLLEEEFNQLNEVNVVAEKSAVELKLDKKVFNVGKDILSKGGSANDILNNVPSVNVDIAGVVSLRGNNGVTVLINGKPSMLTANNGLSQISAANIEKIEVITNPSAAYEAQGSAGIINIVLKKNSMQGFNGSLQVGVGNPANHNLNANVSYKTEKVNLFSNIGYRYFDVFASNRQFQQNTNNNVVTTLNQYDDNKRNNSIYNIYVGGDYYINAKNTLTGSYYHDRNNNNYKTAYTYRYANAAQTTDSIINRFENYKEPKNYNALELNYVKTFDKKDKKWTTSLQYDFWNDDENQYIDQQKTLPYEPKVSNLYTRDIESSNDIFIKSDFVNPIGENSKIEMGIRSDLRALRSDYYTLLDEVPQDQFTNKLKYDENLYSAYVQFGSKIKKFNYLVGLRTELSDIKIADTKNTFSNTKNYINLFPTLHLVYNLTEKTDLQLSYSKRINRPRFWQLNPFSGLSDLRNLTVGNPDLNPMFTNSFELTLLAKLGKFSINPSVYYQHTTNFFEYILQRTAENYFVTTPVNLDTEDRYGVEVSSTYSPANWLRLSLDFNYYKFKQQGTYETVVYDVEDQTWLSNFRSVVKFPKIISGEFSFKYRGKNQGVQSLTEAQYTANIGLNKDFLNDKMSVTLNVNNLFNSQITKQVVSAPLYYLESEFRAQGRYIRLTLIYRFNRKKNEADRLPDSM, encoded by the coding sequence ATGAAACAGCTCTTCTTACTCATCATCCTTTTTCTAGGCTTTGAAGGAATGACACAGACCAATGAATTCACACTTAAAGGAAAGGTAGTGGATTCAAAAACCAAACAATCCCTGCCTTACGTTACTGTAACACTGCAATCTTCCAATCAGGATAAGAGAACAGTCTCTTCTGACGAAAATGGAGTTTATGTTTTTAAAAGCCCTGCAGGAAGTTACCAGTTACGAATTGAACTGATGTCGTATAAACCGTTGGTTGTACCTGCTTTTTCACTTCAGAAAGACCTTGTTTTAAATGACGTTTTGCTGGAAGAAGAATTCAATCAGCTTAATGAAGTAAATGTGGTAGCCGAAAAATCAGCTGTCGAATTAAAACTGGATAAAAAGGTATTCAATGTGGGAAAAGACATTCTTTCAAAAGGCGGATCGGCCAACGATATCCTGAATAATGTTCCTTCGGTAAATGTTGATATTGCAGGTGTTGTAAGCCTTAGAGGCAATAATGGCGTTACGGTTTTAATTAATGGAAAACCATCCATGCTAACGGCAAATAATGGATTGTCTCAAATTTCGGCCGCAAATATTGAAAAGATCGAAGTCATCACAAATCCGTCAGCGGCTTATGAAGCACAGGGGAGTGCGGGGATCATCAACATTGTACTGAAGAAAAACAGTATGCAGGGTTTTAATGGCTCTTTGCAGGTTGGGGTAGGGAATCCGGCGAATCATAATCTGAATGCCAATGTGAGCTACAAAACCGAAAAGGTCAATCTGTTTTCGAATATAGGATACCGTTATTTTGATGTTTTTGCGTCGAACAGACAGTTTCAGCAGAATACAAACAACAATGTAGTGACCACGCTGAATCAATACGACGATAACAAGCGCAACAACAGCATTTACAATATTTATGTAGGCGGTGATTATTATATTAATGCTAAAAATACGCTGACGGGAAGTTATTACCACGATAGAAACAACAATAATTACAAAACGGCTTATACCTATCGTTATGCCAATGCAGCGCAGACAACTGACAGTATTATCAACAGATTTGAAAATTATAAGGAACCTAAAAATTACAATGCTCTGGAATTAAATTATGTAAAAACATTCGACAAAAAGGATAAAAAATGGACAACCAGTTTACAGTATGATTTTTGGAATGATGATGAAAACCAATACATCGATCAGCAGAAAACATTGCCTTACGAACCGAAGGTTTCTAATTTGTACACAAGAGATATTGAAAGCAGTAATGATATTTTTATAAAATCGGATTTTGTAAACCCGATAGGTGAAAATTCTAAAATTGAGATGGGAATCAGAAGCGATTTACGGGCATTAAGAAGCGATTATTATACCCTTCTTGATGAGGTGCCGCAGGATCAGTTTACCAATAAACTTAAGTATGATGAAAACCTGTACAGTGCTTATGTTCAGTTTGGAAGCAAAATTAAAAAGTTCAATTATCTGGTAGGCTTACGAACAGAACTATCGGATATAAAAATTGCCGATACTAAAAATACATTCAGCAACACCAAAAACTACATTAACTTATTTCCAACCCTACATTTGGTGTACAATCTAACCGAAAAAACAGATTTACAGCTTAGCTACAGTAAGCGTATTAACCGTCCGAGATTCTGGCAGTTGAATCCATTTTCTGGACTTTCAGATTTGCGTAACCTTACCGTTGGAAACCCTGATTTAAATCCAATGTTCACCAATTCTTTTGAATTGACACTATTGGCGAAGCTCGGAAAATTCAGCATCAATCCGTCAGTATATTATCAGCATACTACCAATTTCTTTGAATACATCCTGCAACGTACGGCTGAGAACTATTTTGTGACAACACCGGTAAATCTTGACACCGAAGATCGTTACGGAGTTGAGGTTTCGTCTACCTACAGCCCGGCAAACTGGCTGCGACTGTCTTTGGATTTTAACTATTACAAATTTAAGCAGCAAGGCACTTACGAGACGGTAGTGTATGATGTGGAAGATCAAACCTGGCTGTCTAATTTTCGTTCGGTTGTTAAGTTTCCTAAAATTATTTCGGGTGAGTTTAGTTTTAAATACCGGGGAAAAAATCAGGGAGTGCAGTCGCTAACAGAGGCACAGTACACCGCCAATATTGGTTTGAATAAGGACTTTCTTAACGATAAAATGTCGGTCACATTAAACGTAAACAACCTTTTTAATTCGCAAATAACAAAACAGGTAGTCAGTGCACCGCTGTATTACTTAGAATCGGAATTTAGAGCGCAGGGAAGATATATCAGACTGACCTTGATTTATCGTTTCAACCGCAAAAAAAATGAGGCCGACAGATTGCCGGACTCTATGTAA
- a CDS encoding LytR/AlgR family response regulator transcription factor, with protein sequence MKIVVIEDEHLASSYLKSILEQQSIIPIREITVLKSVKDAVAFFTANTVDLAFMDIHLGDGKSLDIFEQTLVSCPVIFITAYDSYAVKVFKHFTIDYLLKPYEEEELLEALHKYKNIKETFNSNSIVESLVEIENQSPIQHHFLVNHRDKLISVNDTSITYFFATGKHLFIYTNSGSSYLYNNNLKDLIDKLDPTLFFKINRKYSVNRNYIQEIVKHSSQKIEILLKVAVPDTEPIILSKKEINNFKNWLDS encoded by the coding sequence ATGAAAATAGTCGTTATTGAAGATGAACATCTCGCTTCAAGCTATCTGAAATCTATATTAGAGCAACAAAGTATAATTCCGATCAGAGAAATTACAGTACTAAAATCTGTAAAGGATGCTGTTGCTTTTTTTACGGCAAATACGGTTGATCTGGCCTTTATGGACATCCATTTAGGTGATGGTAAAAGTCTGGATATTTTTGAGCAGACTCTTGTTTCCTGTCCCGTTATTTTTATTACTGCTTATGACTCTTATGCGGTCAAAGTTTTCAAACATTTTACGATCGATTACCTTCTCAAACCTTATGAAGAAGAGGAATTACTGGAGGCTTTACACAAATACAAAAACATAAAAGAAACGTTTAACAGCAATTCAATTGTTGAATCTCTGGTTGAAATTGAAAACCAAAGTCCTATTCAGCATCATTTTTTGGTGAATCACAGAGACAAACTGATCTCTGTGAATGATACTTCGATTACCTATTTTTTCGCCACCGGAAAACACTTGTTTATCTACACCAATTCTGGCAGCAGCTATTTGTACAACAACAATTTAAAAGACCTCATCGATAAGCTTGATCCGACTCTTTTCTTTAAAATCAATCGAAAGTATAGTGTCAACCGAAACTATATTCAGGAAATAGTTAAACATTCGAGTCAGAAAATTGAAATTCTGCTGAAGGTTGCTGTTCCTGATACAGAGCCTATCATTTTGAGCAAAAAAGAAATCAATAACTTCAAAAACTGGCTCGATTCATAG
- a CDS encoding alpha/beta hydrolase, translating into MKKIILKFTKWTILVCLAIFIVKGCIPTTLDVPYITPRATTKYWNLSTGSKIAYTHIAAKGEKKPYPIIYLHGGPGGYVYTKNIETLGKLSESGYDVYLYDQVGCGLSERLEKVKEYTAVRHINDLEAIIKLLGVEKVILVGQSWGGALAVLYSADHLDKIDKIVFTCPGAIKPANEALEKIKAPDSLNLKEPYNPNAKILPIVLNPRYVSIGIWARFFGKKLATDKEADGFLTNMATVFTKGLVCDSTNVLKEEGGAGSYCNLNTSVSYGSLKDPRIKLKNNKIPVLVMKGQCDNIDWGYTKEYLDLFSNSKFKIIPNAGHQIFAEQPELYTKTIEDFLTQ; encoded by the coding sequence ATGAAAAAAATTATACTCAAATTTACAAAATGGACAATTCTAGTTTGTCTCGCAATATTCATCGTTAAAGGATGTATTCCGACCACATTGGATGTGCCTTATATTACACCTCGTGCCACTACCAAATACTGGAATTTATCTACTGGTTCAAAAATTGCATACACACACATTGCAGCCAAAGGGGAGAAAAAACCCTATCCGATTATTTACTTGCACGGTGGTCCCGGAGGATACGTATATACCAAAAATATTGAAACATTAGGAAAACTTTCTGAATCGGGTTATGATGTCTATTTATATGACCAAGTAGGTTGTGGACTTTCAGAAAGACTAGAAAAAGTTAAAGAATACACTGCGGTACGTCATATAAACGACCTTGAAGCAATTATCAAATTATTAGGTGTCGAAAAAGTAATTCTTGTTGGGCAATCTTGGGGCGGAGCATTGGCTGTACTATATTCTGCTGACCATTTAGACAAAATAGACAAAATTGTTTTTACTTGTCCAGGAGCAATTAAACCTGCAAATGAAGCCTTAGAAAAAATTAAAGCACCCGACAGTCTGAATTTAAAAGAACCATACAATCCAAATGCAAAAATACTTCCAATCGTGCTTAATCCGAGGTACGTTTCTATAGGAATTTGGGCAAGATTTTTTGGAAAAAAGCTGGCTACTGATAAAGAAGCTGACGGTTTTTTAACTAATATGGCTACCGTTTTTACGAAAGGCCTTGTTTGCGACTCAACAAATGTATTGAAAGAAGAAGGTGGTGCCGGTAGTTATTGTAATTTAAATACCAGCGTTAGTTATGGTAGTTTAAAAGATCCCCGAATAAAACTGAAAAACAACAAAATTCCTGTTTTGGTAATGAAAGGACAATGCGATAATATTGATTGGGGCTACACGAAAGAATATCTTGACTTGTTTAGTAATAGCAAGTTCAAAATAATTCCAAATGCAGGACATCAGATTTTTGCAGAACAACCGGAATTATATACCAAAACAATCGAAGACTTTTTAACGCAATAA